One genomic window of Helicobacter canis includes the following:
- a CDS encoding cation:proton antiporter: MEHILSDIFVNFAIIALLIAIAPILAKASKIPIVVVEMCLGCLGLYFGIFQASESLVLMAKVGFLFLMFLCGMEVDLRGFQNLGKKFLRNVVVYFCVLYGLSIALVLALGLNKIFIAAFPVMSLGMIMTLIKDYGKDKQWLELALRVGVVGEVVSIAALTLISGFYHYGNSWQLYESLAVLCVFIVAIVGLFWLFGILFWWFPNLKLYVMPYNDLSNQDIRFVMMLFIVLVALVLVLDLEAALGAFLAGMIVAIFFSYKHELVHKLNDVGFGFFVPLFFIYVGSTLDLGLLISNPTYIINGAYIACGMIAIRLIAANVAFVKYFNSTKAVTLFALSDSMPLTFLVATAKIASDWQAITQEVYYAFILAAMIEGVAFSITIKLLYTLWKQPKPASKHKGK, from the coding sequence ATGGAGCATATCTTAAGCGATATTTTTGTCAATTTTGCCATCATCGCGCTGCTCATTGCTATCGCGCCGATTTTGGCAAAGGCAAGCAAAATCCCTATCGTAGTCGTGGAGATGTGCCTAGGGTGCTTGGGGCTGTATTTTGGGATATTTCAAGCGAGTGAAAGCCTAGTGCTAATGGCTAAGGTTGGGTTTTTGTTTTTGATGTTTTTGTGCGGTATGGAGGTGGATTTGCGCGGCTTCCAGAATCTTGGGAAGAAATTTTTGCGCAATGTTGTGGTGTATTTTTGCGTGCTGTATGGGCTATCTATCGCGCTGGTGCTAGCACTTGGGCTTAATAAAATCTTCATCGCGGCTTTTCCTGTAATGAGCCTTGGTATGATTATGACGCTTATTAAAGACTATGGCAAGGATAAGCAGTGGCTAGAGCTTGCGTTGCGCGTGGGGGTTGTAGGAGAGGTGGTGAGTATCGCTGCGCTTACGCTTATCAGCGGATTCTACCATTATGGGAATTCGTGGCAGCTGTATGAGAGCTTGGCGGTGCTATGTGTGTTTATCGTAGCGATTGTGGGGCTGTTTTGGTTGTTTGGGATTTTGTTTTGGTGGTTTCCTAATCTCAAGCTCTATGTGATGCCCTATAATGACCTAAGCAATCAAGACATTCGCTTTGTGATGATGCTTTTTATCGTGCTGGTAGCATTGGTGCTGGTGCTGGATTTAGAGGCGGCTCTGGGGGCGTTTCTGGCTGGAATGATTGTGGCGATATTTTTCTCCTATAAGCACGAGCTGGTGCATAAGCTTAATGATGTGGGGTTTGGGTTTTTTGTGCCGCTATTTTTCATCTATGTGGGTAGCACGCTAGATCTTGGGCTACTTATCTCTAATCCCACCTATATCATCAATGGCGCGTATATCGCGTGCGGAATGATTGCGATACGGCTTATCGCGGCAAATGTGGCGTTTGTGAAGTATTTTAATAGCACAAAAGCTGTAACACTCTTTGCCCTTAGTGATTCTATGCCGCTTACTTTCCTAGTCGCTACGGCAAAAATCGCAAGTGATTGGCAGGCTATTACTCAAGAGGTGTATTATGCCTTTATCCTAGCGGCGATGATTGAGGGCGTGGCGTTTAGTATCACGATCAAGCTACTTTATACGCTATGGAAGCAGCCAAAGCCTGCAAGCAAGCATAAGGGCAAGTGA
- a CDS encoding D-alanine--D-alanine ligase has product MSKISVLFGGASFEHEISIVSAISLKKVLGERIGYFFFLDGGHTLYLIPADKMQAKTFATGEYKQCKQLEWILGGVGYRGLFGSKRLSDVGVVLSLIHGGDGEDGIISSVLAFYKIPFIAPRVAACALSFNKILTKNYAAHIGVKTLPYEHYRYGDEVCPSFVYPFIIKPATLGSSIGVSVVEKQDDMEYALDCAFGYDREILIEPFYKGVREYNLAGYKNAQGEIVFSMVEEPKKTELLSFDDKYLDFSRTTQATQATISQELESALQDAFRRIYGDLFEGALIRCDFFVIDDEIYLNEINPIPGSLAHYLFENFGQHITALAQALPKSKPINITYNYVQKIRAAKGK; this is encoded by the coding sequence TTGAGCAAGATTAGTGTGTTGTTTGGCGGAGCGAGCTTTGAGCACGAGATTAGCATTGTGAGTGCCATTAGCTTGAAGAAGGTCTTAGGTGAGCGCATTGGCTACTTTTTTTTCCTAGATGGTGGGCATACTCTCTACCTGATCCCTGCGGATAAAATGCAGGCAAAGACCTTTGCCACGGGAGAGTATAAGCAGTGCAAGCAGCTAGAGTGGATTCTAGGGGGCGTGGGCTATCGCGGACTTTTTGGGAGTAAAAGGCTTAGTGATGTGGGGGTGGTGCTAAGTCTTATCCACGGGGGCGATGGTGAAGATGGCATCATCTCAAGTGTGCTGGCATTTTATAAGATCCCTTTCATCGCGCCTAGGGTGGCTGCTTGCGCCCTTAGCTTTAATAAGATTTTGACCAAAAATTATGCCGCGCATATCGGGGTAAAAACACTGCCCTATGAGCATTATCGCTATGGTGATGAAGTGTGTCCTAGCTTTGTGTATCCGTTTATTATAAAGCCCGCTACGCTTGGTAGCTCCATAGGTGTGAGTGTAGTAGAGAAGCAAGATGATATGGAATACGCCCTAGACTGCGCCTTTGGCTATGATAGGGAGATACTTATTGAGCCATTTTATAAGGGCGTTAGGGAGTATAATCTAGCCGGCTACAAAAATGCCCAAGGGGAGATAGTCTTCTCTATGGTAGAAGAGCCTAAGAAAACAGAGCTTTTAAGCTTTGATGATAAGTATTTAGACTTTTCGCGCACCACACAAGCCACACAAGCTACAATCTCTCAAGAGCTAGAATCCGCCTTGCAAGATGCCTTTAGGCGCATTTATGGCGATCTCTTTGAAGGCGCGCTGATACGATGTGATTTTTTTGTCATTGATGATGAGATTTATCTCAATGAAATTAACCCAATCCCCGGCAGCCTAGCGCATTATCTCTTTGAGAATTTTGGGCAGCATATCACAGCACTAGCCCAAGCCCTGCCAAAATCCAAGCCCATTAACATCACTTATAATTATGTGCAGAAAATCCGCGCAGCAAAAGGCAAGTAG
- a CDS encoding TonB-dependent receptor domain-containing protein, which produces MKTYSAILAGILTAPLSMLGDPLTADQDLTQSAQSTKNTYQSQQEQSDSKRTANANTKVETKMLNEQVVTASGYSQNIKEAPASISIIGREEILTRPIRDIGDAVQDVPGVYVEQDKTGQNSISMRGLSSSYTLILIDGKRQNTTRGFVQNGLGNQTSFMPPASMIEKIEVIRGPASIIYGSDAMGGVINIITKKHTDKLASGIQLESKIFEPDSEWGNAYGANAYINTPLIKDKLSLNLRGSGRFNDANKFLKPSWVSPSSNGNPYAAHSSTGSRNFMGGFRLNYTPTDKDYIYLDSEIYNGRLGSLNTSGRSITSIQELFKVNSVLSHEGKYEWGKLSSYVQHSFNLIAPHANVPIGATQGEYINWASERISQSAIAQSTYTNNFDLKNYGVITFNGGVFYQYENLLGTISSKWRNMHQNQAAVFAEASYLINQYISTTLGLRYNYSDRFSSALNPRFYVNYNPTKWLTFKTGVASGMLVPTLLQTIDGVITTETSTSSTTTTYGNPNLRPEQSWNYELSAIVDTNPAMFVLTGYYTDFNNQIETLSNIGQNMAIPGLNQTCQSTLCSTYRNIERSLVAGLEFGAKIKPIYGISLDANYSFTYTEALSGSGKGEPINEIPRHSFTLTPKYQWRDFSVYVRWSGKFQTPTAYAGANARTNVREIVGKYYKDYQLVDVAATYTFAKHYTLTFAVNNLFDVHFMDYASYTSGSTTNAQNRYQRILPSRNYWLSLRADF; this is translated from the coding sequence ATGAAGACATATTCAGCTATTTTGGCAGGTATCCTTACTGCGCCTTTGTCTATGCTCGGCGATCCACTGACTGCTGATCAAGACCTAACCCAAAGCGCCCAAAGCACCAAAAACACCTATCAATCCCAGCAAGAGCAAAGCGACTCCAAACGCACTGCTAACGCCAACACGAAAGTAGAGACTAAAATGCTTAATGAGCAAGTCGTAACAGCAAGCGGATATAGCCAAAATATCAAAGAAGCTCCAGCTAGCATTAGCATAATTGGCAGAGAAGAGATTCTAACGCGCCCTATCCGCGATATTGGCGATGCGGTGCAAGATGTCCCGGGCGTATATGTAGAGCAGGATAAAACAGGGCAGAATTCTATCTCTATGCGTGGTCTTAGCTCAAGCTACACACTTATCCTAATCGATGGCAAGCGGCAGAATACCACGCGCGGCTTTGTGCAAAACGGCTTAGGGAATCAAACCTCCTTTATGCCGCCAGCTTCAATGATAGAAAAGATTGAAGTGATCCGCGGTCCTGCTTCTATCATCTATGGTAGCGATGCGATGGGCGGAGTCATCAACATCATCACCAAAAAGCATACCGACAAGCTTGCAAGCGGCATCCAGCTAGAATCTAAAATTTTCGAGCCAGATAGCGAGTGGGGGAACGCCTATGGCGCAAACGCCTATATCAACACCCCTTTGATCAAAGACAAGCTCTCGCTCAATCTAAGAGGATCAGGGCGATTTAATGATGCAAATAAATTTCTTAAGCCCTCGTGGGTAAGCCCAAGTAGTAATGGCAACCCCTATGCTGCGCACTCCTCCACAGGCTCTCGCAACTTTATGGGAGGCTTTCGGCTAAACTACACCCCCACAGACAAAGACTACATCTACCTAGATTCTGAAATCTATAATGGTCGTCTTGGCTCACTTAATACTTCTGGTAGAAGTATCACCTCTATACAAGAGCTTTTTAAGGTCAATTCTGTGCTAAGCCACGAGGGGAAGTATGAGTGGGGAAAGCTCTCTAGCTATGTGCAGCACTCTTTCAATCTCATCGCCCCTCACGCAAATGTCCCTATCGGTGCTACCCAAGGCGAGTATATCAACTGGGCGAGTGAGCGCATAAGCCAAAGCGCGATCGCCCAAAGCACTTATACAAACAACTTTGATTTGAAAAATTATGGTGTGATCACATTTAATGGTGGTGTTTTTTATCAATACGAAAATTTGCTTGGGACAATTTCTTCAAAGTGGAGAAATATGCACCAAAATCAAGCCGCTGTCTTTGCTGAAGCAAGCTATCTTATCAACCAATACATCAGCACCACTCTTGGCTTGCGCTACAACTATAGCGATAGATTCTCTAGCGCACTAAATCCACGCTTTTATGTCAATTACAACCCCACTAAATGGCTTACTTTCAAAACCGGTGTAGCAAGCGGTATGCTAGTCCCCACGCTTTTGCAAACAATCGATGGTGTCATCACCACAGAGACTAGCACTAGTAGCACGACCACCACTTATGGGAATCCAAACCTAAGACCTGAGCAAAGCTGGAACTACGAGCTAAGCGCGATTGTCGATACAAATCCAGCGATGTTTGTCCTAACAGGCTATTACACAGATTTTAACAACCAAATAGAAACCCTAAGCAACATCGGGCAAAATATGGCAATCCCCGGGCTAAACCAAACCTGCCAAAGCACTCTTTGCAGCACTTATCGCAATATCGAGCGATCGCTTGTAGCAGGACTAGAATTTGGTGCGAAAATTAAGCCTATCTATGGAATCTCTCTTGATGCAAACTATAGCTTCACCTATACAGAAGCACTAAGCGGCTCAGGCAAGGGCGAGCCTATCAACGAGATCCCTCGCCATAGCTTCACGCTAACGCCTAAATACCAATGGCGCGATTTTAGCGTCTATGTGCGCTGGAGCGGGAAGTTTCAAACGCCAACAGCCTATGCCGGAGCAAATGCACGAACAAATGTGCGAGAAATCGTAGGAAAATACTACAAAGATTATCAGCTAGTAGATGTCGCTGCGACCTATACATTTGCCAAGCACTACACACTAACTTTTGCTGTGAATAATCTCTTTGATGTGCATTTTATGGATTATGCAAGCTACACAAGCGGCAGCACCACAAACGCGCAAAATCGCTATCAAAGAATCCTGCCAAGCCGAAACTATTGGCTAAGCCTACGCGCAGACTTTTAA
- a CDS encoding alpha/beta fold hydrolase yields the protein MASRRITYLGQSLEIAYIKHKPNAASTSNIVFLHGWGSHKELMLQAFGGSFADYTHYYIDLPGFGASSYGELESTFDTSAVRGQMDSSLSRKAESPKVQKVDSSMPDTQAVRILDTNDYAHIVLAFLRALRVRADIIVGHSFGGKVAVLCAAIEKVDSRNEAMDCHATATQCLAMTEKNAVSEKVDSRGNAENVEKTQNEKVEVVFDKTPQNTGAKNVFNKQATSGRIFDEKVGLCSGEQGDKTWVSIDAASHKLPAFSQKANAKTNNEDSSIGDIILLSSAGIIYPKPLKVRVKIACAKIAKALHLRLPFLRANDAKTLNPTMYEIFKRVVDEDFSPIFAACRHNVSIFWGRDDKATPLESGQQIHALIPSSRLFALEGDHYFFINQTARIESMYHTKAWHIRVFGKVQGVGYRKFAKAKADELGLQGSAQNLLDGSVEIFACGDESVAARFLQALWVGPSRAQVQEVQSQPCALKQEWLDRSAFEILT from the coding sequence GTGGCAAGCCGCAGGATCACATATCTAGGACAATCGCTTGAGATAGCCTATATCAAGCACAAGCCCAATGCCGCAAGCACATCAAATATCGTGTTTCTGCACGGCTGGGGGAGTCATAAGGAGCTTATGCTCCAAGCTTTTGGGGGGAGCTTTGCGGACTATACGCACTACTATATTGATTTGCCCGGATTTGGTGCTAGCTCGTATGGCGAGCTAGAATCCACTTTTGACACTTCTGCTGTGCGGGGACAAATGGATTCTAGCTTATCGCGCAAAGCTGAATCGCCCAAAGTGCAAAAAGTGGATTCTAGTATGCCAGATACACAAGCCGTGCGGATTTTAGACACAAACGACTATGCACACATCGTGCTAGCCTTTTTGCGTGCGCTTAGGGTTAGGGCGGATATTATCGTGGGGCATAGTTTTGGGGGGAAGGTGGCGGTGCTATGTGCTGCTATTGAAAAAGTGGATTCTAGGAATGAAGCAATGGATTGCCACGCCACTGCTACGCAGTGTCTCGCAATGACAGAAAAAAATGCCGTTAGTGAAAAAGTGGATTCTAGGGGTAATGCCGAAAATGTAGAAAAAACGCAAAATGAAAAAGTAGAAGTCGTGTTTGATAAAACGCCGCAGAACACAGGGGCTAAAAATGTGTTTAATAAACAAGCCACAAGCGGCAGGATTTTTGATGAAAAAGTGGGGTTGTGCAGTGGCGAGCAAGGAGATAAGACTTGGGTGTCTATCGACGCGGCGAGCCACAAACTCCCCGCTTTTTCGCAAAAAGCCAACGCCAAAACAAATAACGAGGATTCTAGTATAGGCGATATTATCCTCCTTAGCTCCGCTGGCATCATCTACCCAAAGCCCCTCAAAGTCCGTGTCAAAATCGCTTGTGCTAAAATCGCCAAGGCTTTGCATTTGCGCCTACCATTTTTACGAGCCAATGACGCTAAGACGCTAAATCCCACGATGTATGAGATATTTAAGCGCGTGGTTGATGAAGATTTCTCCCCTATATTTGCGGCGTGTCGGCATAATGTCAGTATTTTTTGGGGCAGAGATGATAAGGCTACGCCGCTAGAATCTGGGCAGCAGATACACGCGCTTATCCCTAGCAGTAGGCTTTTTGCCTTAGAGGGGGATCACTACTTTTTCATCAATCAAACAGCAAGGATAGAATCTATGTATCACACAAAAGCGTGGCATATAAGGGTGTTTGGCAAGGTGCAGGGCGTGGGGTATAGGAAGTTTGCTAAGGCAAAGGCTGATGAGCTAGGCTTGCAAGGCAGTGCGCAAAATCTCCTTGATGGGAGCGTGGAGATTTTTGCCTGCGGTGATGAGAGTGTGGCGGCGCGATTTTTGCAGGCTTTGTGGGTGGGACCAAGCAGGGCGCAGGTGCAAGAAGTGCAAAGCCAGCCTTGTGCGCTTAAGCAAGAGTGGCTTGATCGCAGTGCATTTGAGATTTTGACATAA
- the purN gene encoding phosphoribosylglycinamide formyltransferase, whose translation MLQVLGCLGVVVCGRICYNAHFYIEAGDRMQERENTQVRIAILFSGSGSNLENIVAQQKDIAAALSPYHITPHIVLAISNNPSAYGIARCKRLGLECKVIDHRDFGSRALFDQALAQCLESHHIDLVVLAGFMRILGEEFVEKFRAINIHPSFLPLHKGAHAIADSFNGAEEFGGVSVHWVSLELDSGAIIVQEKLPKIAGESLQDFESRIHFLEHKLYPKAIAKAIIQAFGSGAKASGQER comes from the coding sequence TTGCTGCAAGTCCTTGGGTGCTTGGGCGTTGTGGTGTGCGGAAGGATCTGCTATAATGCGCACTTTTATATTGAAGCTGGGGATAGAATGCAAGAGAGAGAAAATACACAGGTGCGTATAGCGATACTTTTTAGCGGTAGTGGGAGTAATTTGGAAAATATCGTAGCACAGCAAAAAGACATCGCCGCTGCTTTATCTCCCTATCATATCACTCCGCATATTGTCCTAGCCATTAGTAATAATCCTAGCGCGTATGGGATCGCGCGCTGCAAAAGACTAGGGCTAGAGTGTAAGGTGATTGACCATAGAGACTTTGGCTCGCGTGCGTTGTTTGATCAAGCTTTGGCGCAATGCCTAGAGAGCCACCATATCGATCTTGTGGTGTTGGCTGGGTTTATGCGGATTCTGGGGGAGGAGTTTGTAGAGAAGTTTCGGGCTATCAATATCCACCCGTCATTTTTGCCCTTGCATAAAGGCGCGCACGCGATTGCTGATAGCTTTAATGGGGCAGAGGAGTTTGGCGGTGTGAGCGTGCATTGGGTGAGCTTGGAGCTGGATTCTGGGGCGATTATCGTGCAAGAAAAGCTCCCTAAAATCGCAGGAGAGAGCCTGCAAGACTTTGAGAGTAGAATCCACTTTTTAGAGCACAAACTCTATCCTAAAGCCATTGCTAAGGCGATTATCCAAGCCTTTGGCAGTGGGGCTAAAGCAAGCGGACAGGAGCGATAA